The proteins below come from a single Corynebacterium cystitidis genomic window:
- a CDS encoding DUF445 domain-containing protein, which produces MGKHSQISEPGETPAKADTLPAAMPGMSAEAEAARRQALRKHQAFATGLLILAAIIFLACSWWQSTGAAPGWIGYVRAAAEAGMVGGIADWFAVTALFRHPLRIPIPHTALIPNKKDQLGDALSGFVGENFLNAQLITEKVNQANIPEKIGAWLSQPDNAEKVSREAGRLTINALRALDPRDAEDLINSQVISRLAEPTWGPLAGRALEGLIADGKTEPLIDTTITWARRKLDGMEDAVVTLVDERMPAWAPEFTRKIAGTTVYKQLVKFMADVDTQPNHKARQALRTQLNQLAQDLQFDAEMITKVEQLKADVMGSDAVQSAAGELWASMSASLIDAAGDESSTLRRRVAELCVHWGTRLSTDTELRTALDDRIESAASFLANNYAGDVTDIISETIQRWDAHEASEKIELLVGKDLQYIRVNGTVVGALAGLVIYTVNQLLFGV; this is translated from the coding sequence ATGGGTAAACATTCTCAGATTTCCGAGCCCGGTGAAACACCAGCCAAGGCGGACACTTTACCAGCAGCGATGCCGGGAATGAGCGCGGAGGCCGAGGCTGCTCGTCGTCAAGCGCTGCGCAAACACCAGGCGTTTGCCACGGGCCTGCTGATCCTCGCAGCGATTATCTTTTTGGCGTGTTCCTGGTGGCAATCCACCGGCGCGGCGCCCGGTTGGATCGGGTACGTACGCGCGGCTGCGGAAGCAGGCATGGTGGGAGGCATTGCGGACTGGTTCGCTGTTACAGCACTATTCCGTCACCCGTTGCGCATCCCGATCCCACACACGGCTTTGATCCCGAACAAGAAGGATCAGCTAGGTGATGCGCTATCAGGCTTTGTTGGCGAGAACTTCCTGAACGCGCAGCTGATCACAGAGAAGGTCAACCAAGCCAATATCCCAGAAAAGATTGGTGCCTGGCTGTCGCAGCCGGACAATGCGGAGAAAGTTTCCCGCGAGGCGGGGCGCCTGACCATCAACGCGCTGCGCGCCCTGGATCCGCGCGACGCCGAGGACCTGATCAACTCCCAAGTGATTTCACGGTTGGCCGAACCGACATGGGGCCCGCTGGCCGGCCGTGCCCTCGAGGGGTTGATCGCAGACGGCAAAACTGAGCCGCTGATTGACACCACCATCACTTGGGCACGCCGCAAACTCGACGGCATGGAAGACGCTGTGGTCACGCTTGTCGACGAGCGCATGCCGGCCTGGGCGCCTGAGTTCACCCGCAAAATCGCTGGCACCACTGTGTACAAACAGTTGGTGAAGTTCATGGCGGACGTCGATACGCAACCTAACCACAAGGCACGCCAAGCGCTACGCACCCAGCTGAATCAACTGGCGCAGGACTTGCAGTTTGATGCTGAGATGATCACCAAGGTGGAGCAGTTGAAGGCTGACGTGATGGGTTCTGACGCGGTGCAAAGCGCGGCAGGGGAGCTGTGGGCCAGCATGTCCGCCTCGTTAATCGACGCCGCCGGCGATGAAAGCTCTACCCTGCGTCGCCGCGTCGCCGAACTATGTGTGCATTGGGGCACGCGCCTGTCGACGGATACCGAGCTGCGCACCGCCTTAGACGACCGCATTGAGTCTGCCGCGAGTTTCTTGGCTAATAATTATGCAGGCGACGTTACTGACATTATTTCTGAGACTATTCAGCGCTGGGATGCTCACGAGGCCAGCGAAAAGATCGAACTTCTGGTGGGGAAAGATCTGCAGTACATCCGCGTTAATGGCACCGTCGTCGGTGCGCTGGCTGGATTAGTTATTTACACTGTTAATCAGCTGCTCTTCGGGGTTTAA
- a CDS encoding succinate dehydrogenase/fumarate reductase iron-sulfur subunit: MKLTLEIWRQAGPEAEGAYETVQVDDAVEQMSILELLDHVNNRFVEEGREPFAFASDCREGICGTCGLTVNGRPHGSGQNTPACQQRLMQYSDGDTLKIEPFRSGAFPVIRDLTVDRSALDRVMQQGGYVSIHAGTAPDADTLHMNHYDAEKSLDFAACIGCGACVAACPNGAAHLFTGAKLNHLKLTPLGKQERGKRARQMIDELETNFGHCTLYGECADVCPAGIPLEAVGAINKERARAAFRGKDD, encoded by the coding sequence ATGAAACTGACACTTGAGATCTGGCGTCAAGCCGGACCCGAAGCAGAAGGCGCATACGAGACCGTCCAGGTGGACGACGCTGTTGAGCAGATGTCCATCCTGGAGCTGCTCGACCACGTCAATAACCGTTTCGTCGAGGAAGGCCGCGAGCCGTTCGCCTTCGCCTCTGACTGCCGCGAGGGCATTTGCGGTACCTGTGGCCTGACCGTCAATGGCCGGCCACACGGTTCCGGCCAAAACACCCCTGCCTGCCAGCAGCGCCTGATGCAGTACTCAGATGGCGACACCCTAAAGATTGAGCCATTCCGCTCGGGCGCGTTCCCAGTGATCCGCGACTTGACTGTGGACCGCTCCGCGCTCGACCGCGTCATGCAGCAGGGCGGTTACGTCTCCATCCACGCCGGTACCGCACCTGATGCGGACACCCTGCACATGAACCACTACGACGCTGAGAAGTCTCTGGACTTCGCAGCGTGCATTGGCTGTGGTGCATGTGTGGCAGCCTGCCCGAACGGTGCAGCTCACCTGTTCACTGGTGCCAAGCTGAACCACCTGAAGCTCACCCCTCTGGGCAAGCAGGAGCGCGGCAAGCGCGCACGCCAGATGATCGACGAGCTGGAGACCAACTTCGGCCACTGCACCCTGTACGGCGAGTGTGCCGACGTGTGCCCGGCTGGCATCCCTCTGGAAGCAGTCGGTGCGATCAACAAGGAACGTGCCCGCGCAGCATTCCGCGGCAAGGACGACTAG